The DNA segment AGATATTCTGGATAGTAATCGCAACGGTAACAGTTCTGGCAGGATGTGGGGATGCACCCACGACTGAACCCGACACGATAATCCCCGAGGATGGTGCGGGCGAGGTCATCAGTGAACCGGCGCCGGCTGTGGATCTGCCGGAAGACTTCGGCCTGACTGCGGTGTATGTAATGGGGCAGGCCCGGCTGCAGCGTGGCACGACATCCGGGGAGCTGCACGTGGGAACTGTCTTGCAGCAGGGCGACCGGATACAGGTAGCCGAGGACGGATTTGTAGAGCTTCAGAGCCCCGACGGCAGTCTGCTCCAGCTGGATGCCGGTACCGAAATTGAACTGGAACGCCTGTTGCGTGATACGGCAGTGGCACGTACCCAGCTGTATATGCACCAGGGTGAAACATCTGCCCGCGTAAGTCGCCAGCGCTCCGGCGACCGCTTTACCGTACGCACCCGATCTGCCGCAGCCGGGGTGCGCGGTACCGCCTTTACCGTAACCGCCTATCCGGACGGTCGCAGTCGGGTGGCGGTAGGATCGGGCCGGGTGGCGGTGCTGCCGGCCGGACTGGACCTGGAGTCGCTGTATGATCAGGCCGGGACCGACGAGGAGGCCGCAGCCCTGGTCGACTCACTGCTGGATGCCGGTGTACAGCTTGCCGATAACCAGGAGCTGGCACTCGAGCAGGATGAGACACAGCAGCAGCTGGCCCGGCAGTATCAGGACGCCGCAGAGGAGATTACCCGCGCGGCCACCAGGCCGGAGGCACCCCTGCGGCAGGAGGTCGCTCTCCAGCTGCAGCAGATCCGCCAGGCAACCGGCGAGCTCCTGCCTGGCCGTGAACTCGACACCCCCAGCCGGCAGCGGCTGCAGCGGCTGGAACAGGCCGAGCCGAGGAGCCTTGTCCCGGCGGCCAGTGTCAGGATTTCGGTTGCCACCATCCCTGCCGACGCCCGGATACTGATAGATGGCCGTACAGCCGGTACCGGCAGCATGCGGGGAATCTTTCCGGCAGAAACACCGCTGTCACTGCGGATCGAGCGGGCCGGATATCAGCCGGTGTCATTTACCCCGGATACCACCCGGGGCGGTGACTATACCGTGCGGCTGCAGGCCGCCGCCGTTCAGGAGGCCGCACCCGCAACCCCGGACGAACCACCAGCCGCTCCCGCCGAACCCCCGGCAGACGAGCTGGATGAGCCCCTGGCTGCCGAACCCCCGGCAGACGAGCGCCCCGTTGATGAACGCCCAGCTGTGGAGCAGCACGCGGCCGCGCCGGCACCCCCCGAGCCCGACGACCGTGAACCCGCGGATACAGAAGCGACTGCGGATACCGAAATCGCCGCAGAAGAGCCGGACACGCCAGCGATACAGCCCGGTGATATCCTCTGGCGATCTGACCCCGCTGGCAGCCCTGCCGTACGCCGTCTGGCTGCTGCAGCAGAGGGGGTTATAACGGTCGATAGAGACGGTGAACTGCGGATGCTGGCCTATGACACCGGGCGCACCGGCTGGACAGTGTCTACCCACAACGACCGCAACGAAAACTCTGGCCCCCAGATAGCCGGATCTGCCGTGCTGTTTTCAGGCGCCGCCGAGATACTGCTTGTCCGCACCAGCGACGGACAGGTGCTGCAGCGGCAGGAGCTGGACAGCAGCAGCGCGCATGCCTTTGGCCAGCAGGCCCTGCCACATCGGGATGACTGGATAATCCCGACCGATACCGGGGTGACATTTGCCGCACCCGATTTCTCTCTACGCGACAGTACTGCTATCACGGAAGGCGCGGCAATGACGCCGGTGTTCTATCGGGACTCGGTAATAACTGCAAGCTATACCGGCGATGTGGTTCTGGTAGATCCCGGAAGCGCAGCGATCGAGCAGCGGATCACGACCAGTGCCAGCCAACCGGTCGGGCATGCCCCACTGGTGCAGGAGGGCACACTCTTTTTTGGTGACCGGCGCGGCCGGGTAACCGCGGTATCGCTGCAGGAAGGCCAGAAAGAGTGGGACACCGTACTGCCCGGCAATCCCGGGCTGT comes from the Spirochaeta africana DSM 8902 genome and includes:
- a CDS encoding PQQ-binding-like beta-propeller repeat protein; protein product: MIRGKIFWIVIATVTVLAGCGDAPTTEPDTIIPEDGAGEVISEPAPAVDLPEDFGLTAVYVMGQARLQRGTTSGELHVGTVLQQGDRIQVAEDGFVELQSPDGSLLQLDAGTEIELERLLRDTAVARTQLYMHQGETSARVSRQRSGDRFTVRTRSAAAGVRGTAFTVTAYPDGRSRVAVGSGRVAVLPAGLDLESLYDQAGTDEEAAALVDSLLDAGVQLADNQELALEQDETQQQLARQYQDAAEEITRAATRPEAPLRQEVALQLQQIRQATGELLPGRELDTPSRQRLQRLEQAEPRSLVPAASVRISVATIPADARILIDGRTAGTGSMRGIFPAETPLSLRIERAGYQPVSFTPDTTRGGDYTVRLQAAAVQEAAPATPDEPPAAPAEPPADELDEPLAAEPPADERPVDERPAVEQHAAAPAPPEPDDREPADTEATADTEIAAEEPDTPAIQPGDILWRSDPAGSPAVRRLAAAAEGVITVDRDGELRMLAYDTGRTGWTVSTHNDRNENSGPQIAGSAVLFSGAAEILLVRTSDGQVLQRQELDSSSAHAFGQQALPHRDDWIIPTDTGVTFAAPDFSLRDSTAITEGAAMTPVFYRDSVITASYTGDVVLVDPGSAAIEQRITTSASQPVGHAPLVQEGTLFFGDRRGRVTAVSLQEGQKEWDTVLPGNPGLFHDPVAAGGLVLFFGSGEIFALQADSGELAYRMAAAAPPVIHGDQLVFAEGDQLRIAAIADGTRIAAYPLPEPAAAAAPVVVNGAAYAALRDGSVLRLQLP